Genomic segment of Populus trichocarpa isolate Nisqually-1 chromosome 12, P.trichocarpa_v4.1, whole genome shotgun sequence:
TCCCTGGCTATTCCTCCATGGCCAAATTCATGGCCAATTATAGGGAATGAACTTCAAATGGGAAACAAGCCCCATATTTTTCTTCAGGTTGATGGTCCACTCACGTCCCTCCGACTAGGGACTCAACTTGTTGTGGTAGGGTCTTCTCGGAAAGCAGCCTCAGAAATCCTCAAGACCCACGACAGAGAACTCTCCGGCCGGTGTGTCTCTAACGTACCATTCGCTAAGGACCCCAAACTGAATGGGGACTCCATAGCCTGGACGGTTGAGTGCACTGACCGATGGAAGTTCTTTCGTTCCCGGATAATAAATGAGCTATTtttagtcattatttttttaattaaaattaaaaaaaatactaaagaaaaggagaaattaCTATATATCCAAAAGACATTTCacataaaattatctttaatttaatttttttttgaactaaaCATTAAAAGTAATGTTGTCTTTTCatagaaagagaaggagaagttaCTGGCCAAAGatacattttattatttattaaaataagaaaattatccctgattaagaaaagaaaaactttgaattagGCATTAGAAGTAATATTGTCTTTTCACCAAGAcatattcttttataaattataggAGGTTAgattgatcattttattttttattgcacattaaaattaataatttaagtctaaaataaaaaaatataatacccATTACTAAAAGAgcattttgatttcattttatatatatatttaaatatatcaaatcaatGTGTCCTTAAAATCACTAAATAGAATATAATCTCAATCAATACTTCAAAATgactaaacatatttttatgattaaaaaaacataaaaagattttCCACATCTAAATTCCTAGCCTAGTTGGTGAAATCTACCTTAGTatatgattatgtttttttgtggGTCCAATAAAGATTCCATTTCAAAAGGATCGAAAATGACAAGTAATATTGATGATTGTGTTTTGTTGATCATCACTTTTCTATCAAtgcttataaataataataaaaaaacaaatagggttGAACAAGaagtttcaataaatcaaattgatAATTATAGGCCAATTGGTGTGAGGGTCCCAATTGATGAATCACATGGTTAATTTTGTACCGCATGCTTCTCCATCAACTCTAGTTCCTTAGCAattgaaacttatttttatccttatttttttcctgaattttaatttcaaaaaattatgaaaaaaagtaattaaatgttgtaatagcatatatatattcaaactaATAGATTGATGGTATTTAGTTAAGTACAtcggtgtttattttttttaaataaggtttCGAGTTcgagttttttaaatgaaatatattattattaaattttttttgcttaatctAGCTGACTGGTCTAACCATAAATGTTGACTTGATTGAGGCTTAGGCCAAACTAGGTTTCCAGAGCACTGTGTATAGGATCCAAGGTTGATTGTTCTAACCATGAATGAAACCTAATCTATATGTATAGTCAAACctaatcattaaaaattaaaaaaaaacttatgattttttttaattttatcaattataattttctgTTATAAATGACCCGTTGGTTCAATTGATGGCCTAGTGCCCTTGTTAGGCCAAGCCTTAAACCAAATTTGACAATCCTATTATTAATCTATGCTGGGAAAAGACAAGAATATAACCAAATTCACATATCACAATTCtcaattcttttctctctttgttcATTTAAAATATGGTCAaccatttaacaaaaataaaaatatgaatattaaataaacacacaacataatgaatttttatgtgaaaaatctTGGTGTGGGAAAAATCAACGGGAATATAGTCTACTCAAACTCTTTCTCCAAGTCAAATAACAGGATCATAAAGTTCTTTCATAACCCAGAGATTCATATTAAATCACTAAATTCATGATTATAAGGATggattccattaaaaaaaaggggggggggatCTCACTAATTAGGTGTTTTGAAAATACTCAAATGTTAAAGTTTTTCAACGATCAACACTATCTAAGTTCAAGAGCTCGTTACCGGgaataacatatcaaaatattattttaattagaaaacaaatcattgtCTGATTAAggcataaaaataaagaatacacTTTTTCTTCACTCTCTTATTTTTGGGCCATACGCTCTTCCTCTTAATGCATGGAGAGCAAAGGATAAATGCATGGAGAGCAAAGGATAAGAGGCTTTTTACAATTCAAAACCCTGAAAGaccaaaaacattataaatatagaaaattttttcaaaatacttaattttatttttttaggtattcTTTTGCCAAAAAGCTATTTCAaccttttatatagaaaaaaaaaactagagaacCCTAATAAtacttaatagaaaaaaaaattagggaaaaATCTCTttcaaataggaaaaaaaactagaaaagtatcataataaagaatagaaaaataaaatagaaaaaaataaaattaactaagaaaaatatctattttcctaaaaaaagctCTAGAATTAGTCTCTCTAGGTTGAAAGGAACTCGTACTCGAGTTTAGtcttttagttaaaaattattctCCATCAAGAACATCATTTTATGTGTGAATCACCTTAATATGAGTTCCTAACACCTTTATATCGACCACTTTATCATGGATTTCTAACACAACACTTTTAGACAGACAACTTTATTATGAATCCATAACACAATAACTTGGTGCGGGTCGTCGCATCAAGGATCCCATCATTAGAAATTTAAATGATAACAATTGATATAGACAAAAACAACACTCtagtttttgaatgtttttttctcGAAGAAAAACCTCCTTATCTCCTCTTATACAAGTATGTTATGTTATGCAACTTCTTCAAAGCATAATAATCACCAAATACCATTGAGTTTTAATATCAATTGACATAAGTGATGCGAATGATAAGAGGTTTGTTATAAGTCAAAACTCTCTAAGACCAAGAATACTATAAATATAGGAAGActctcaaaatatttaatttaattcatttatatcTTCCTTTGTTAAAAGGCTATTACAAccctttatatagaaaaaaactagagaACCCTAATAatactgaattgaaaaaaaataaattagggaAAAATATCcctttcaaatagaaaaaaactagaaaagcattataataaaaaaaaaatagatagaaataaataaaatagatagaaataaaatgatattatttccaTTTACAAAATGGTGGAATATCTATAGAAGATTTATTGGTTGAGAAGAGTTTGTCGTTGTCCTAGAAAGATAATGTAATATTAGAAAGGAATCGCCTCGcttatttcaattgaaaaaaagaagaagaaaagaatggaaAAGACTACATATGATAAGAGTAAATTCAGAACCAGCAGCTCTAATCTCTGCCATGGTACCATGTCAAATGCCAAATGAACTAATTAACAGCTACATCCTCTTTGCAGACACAGCAATTCTgcgagagaaagaagaagagaggggtCAGGTATGCCTTCACGTACAAAGGCACAGCAAATAACTATGAGAAGATTACATTTCGTAGCTGCTAAACAGTAATCAACACTGCCAAGCAAGAATAAATAACTTAACCTTGTTATCTTCCAACCATTTCTTAATGCAATCCTCATGATATTGGTGCGCACAGGGCAAGGTGACCAAGCGATCCCCCCTCTCGTATTCCATTTTGCATATCACACACCTAGATGCAGGCATGAAAGAAGAATTAAAGGGGATAATAACATAATCATAATTTAGAAGCTATTTTTTGGGAAGGTTGTAGGTATAAGTAGATATATAGACATTTATGAATTGTGTTTGGTTATCGTCATATGAAATGAACAAATTTCCTAGGATAAATACAACTTATAATTGAAGCTAATAATTCTCTTACTCTGCATCTCCTGAATTGCTTCTTGTGCTTGATGGACTGTACTTGTGAACAGGCAATCTAGAGACTGCTTCCCTTGACAGACCTTTGCTTACACTACCCATGGATTCTTCGAATCGATGCATTTCCTGAACAAAATACAGGATGTCGAAGTTATGTTCATATTATGAAGATCCCAGCAAGAACTTGTGAGTTAGATGATAAGACAAATGCCAAGAATTCTCGAACATCAATACATGTGGAAGACCAACCATTTCACTTTGATTTTTGTATCATTTGAAGCCACAAATTGCCAAGTTCTGACCAAAATCCCAAAAGAAAGCAGAGTTTACACTGATTTCTTATTGAAAACTTAAATGCAATAAACAACGTAAACTATTGTAATGTAATGTGGAAAAGCTTGTTTGATGGAGCATACAACtagaatttcaaagaaaaaaagaaaagaaaaaactaatggaGTCTGCTAAAACAAGTCAGCTCAGAAATTTTACGAAAGCATGCAGTTCCCGTTCGAAAGCCTACCTCATATGACATATTATCTAAATCAACTTCACCGCCATCTCGTGTTTGAACATTAGTCTCCTGATCGGAAAAagtaagaaaatagaaaaattaaactcagtaacacacacacacagcacttgaagaaaaatagaagaacaaagagaaaagaggaaTGAGTTCATTATCTTACTCGAATAGAAGTTCCTCCACGATTAGCAGAACCTCCATGATTAGCAGAAGTTCCTCCACGATTAGCAGAAGTTCCTCCAAGATTAGCCTCCCATGCAGAGTCTGTAGAAGTTCACTATTTTGGTCATATAAATAAGGATAAACCTAATTAACACTGGAAGTGGTCCAGTTGTTAAAGTCGTTTCATTATCAACTAAAGCAAAATTTAATTAGAGACCACAAGCTAGATGAATATGTTTATTCAACTGATAACCTGTAGAAATTTTACTCAAGTAAGTTGATTATAACAATCAGTTGAATCCATCACCAGGTCAAATCACGAAGTTTATACAGATAATAGTTTGAAACAGTGAGACTTCTGCCAGTCAATTGCTTGTCTGGGGTGCAGGAAGAAAATAACATTGATTCTTACTGAAAAATTCAGGAAGAGAACAAGACTTTCATTTTTAAGGTCAAGGATAATCtaaaagggtttcaaatttAAACTCAATGAGATTTGAGAATGCCAGATGTTTCATTGCCATGCTTTTCCCAACACATAGTGCTGAAGCCTTGGAGCTATTTAATCACAGTGGAGGGTTTTGAATCCATTCAAAAAGAGCCAGAAAGACAAAAAATGAACCCATCACAAGTTCCTacaaggaaaatattttatggtGTGTGGTTACAAAGGAATGTTGTGATCCTACGACTGATCTAGTTATGATTTGCAGACTCCAAATATTGCAAGTCCAGGCCCTTGGCCAGCAGTACCCAACTCCATTCCATTCACATTCTGTAATTTTCAATTTGcataactttgattttctatttgtttataTTGAGCCTAAGGAGTCATCTCCAGGACTGTAACTAGTTGCATAATAAATAGCAGACACATTTTTGTAGATTTTAAACCTCACTGCATGAGATTTGTGAGTCTTTAGCAAGCAGACTATGGAGCGAGGAACAAAAACTAGCACTTGCCAAGAGTTATCCAAGAAGCTTAACCATTAACTAAATATGATTCAATTAAAGGTTCAGAATTTTTACCTATTATACTTCCAAAGGCTCCATCATATAAGACCATAGTCCCCAAGCTATCCTCCATCTCCTGCAGTTCTCTAGCTATAGCTGCATCATCAGCTACATATGAATTGTAGCTCTGATGCAGTTCTCTAGCTATAGCTTCATCATCTTCCAAATACGAACCATAGCTTCCATGCCATGGTTGTCCCATCATCGCTCCTGAGAACTGCCCCTAGTTACTCCTTTTATAGCATGATAAATGGctctaattatattaattttagcaGTTTGTATTCACTAATACAGAAAAAAGGAGGTCAAATATATTATAGTCACCATAAGGACCATGGATCCTAAAGggctttcaagttt
This window contains:
- the LOC7482106 gene encoding E3 ubiquitin-protein ligase BIG BROTHER, with product MSYEEMHRFEESMGSVSKGLSREAVSRLPVHKYSPSSTRSNSGDAECVICKMEYERGDRLVTLPCAHQYHEDCIKKWLEDNKNCCVCKEDVAVN